One Candida dubliniensis CD36 chromosome 1, complete sequence genomic region harbors:
- a CDS encoding low-molecular-weight cytosolic acid phosphatase, putative (spliced gene;~Similar to C. albicans LTP1;~Similar to S. cerevisiae LTP1;~Similar to S. pombe STP1), with translation MAPKFDPKEKQISVAFVCLGNICRSPMAEAIFKHQVEVQGYSQFFKRIDSFGTSGWHIGETPDSRSSKTCKKHDVPVSHHAQQINSSDFKDFDYVIGMDESNVANLRHLKPRDSKTVVELFGHWKTSGEFKKIVDDPYYGGIDGFEYNYKQICHFTDEFLKQEIGSLD, from the exons ATGGCTCCTAAATTTGATCCTAAAGAAAAGCAAATATCAGTAGCTTTTGTGTGTTTAGGCAACAT ATGTCGTTCACCAATGGCAGAAGCAATTTTTAAGCATCAAGTGGAAGTCCAAGGATACtctcaatttttcaaaagaatAGATTCGTTTGGTACCAGTGGATGGCATATTGGAGAAACCCCTGATTCTCGATCAAGTAAGACATGTAAGAAGCATGATGTCCCTGTTTCTCATCATGCTCAACAAATCAACAGTTCTGATTTCAAAGATTTTGATTATGTTATAGGAATGGATGAATCGAATGTGGCCAATTTGAGACATTTGAAACCTAGAGATTCTAAAACTGTGgttgaattatttggaCATTGGAAAACATCGGGTgagtttaaaaaaattgttgatgatcCATATTATGGGGGCATTGATGgatttgaatataattataaacaaatttgCCATTTCACAGAtgaatttttgaaacaagaaatagGTAGTTTAGATTAG
- a CDS encoding lysophospholipase precursor, putative (Similar to C. albicans PLB5): MKVYLKLIIGSILISQTQAIWPFDSSGSSTSSDSSPSETSSSGGLLPFDLFGSGSSSSQSSSPQTSSTKSSSDSASSTDSSLLTGNTSGSSWYQSFLDGDSGDQKTDYAPYNLTCPSKKSFIRTASELSQQEKDYIHKRQETTNKNLIDFLSTRANLSDFDAKSFVNDNAANHNITIGLSFSGGGYRAMLAGAGQMLGLDGRYEDANKHGLGGLLDSSTYVVGLSGGNWLVGSLALNDWLSVGDIVNGKSTIWQLQDSILNPSGMRIDKTIAYYYGLAQAIQAKEDAGFQTSVTDTWGRALSYQFFEEDDSGTGGANITWSSIRNLSSFQDHSMPYPIVVANGRTPGTYIINENSTIFEISPYELGSWDPSLKSFTDIQYLGSSVNNGDPNNTDICVNNFDNAGFIMGTSSSLFNQILLQLDNYSINSVIKMILEKVLTDVSDEEYDIAVYEPNPFFGADSAGIKSITTNDTLYLCDGGEDLQNVPFYPLIQNERSVDVIFAFDNSADTNSSWPNGTSIQETYKRQFSKQGKGTPFPFAPDHKTFLDKNMGDKPVFFGCNSSDLEDLVAWHENDKINATDVPLIVYTSNTRMSYNSNFSTFKLSYSDQEKFGAIRNGFETVTRNNLTDDQNWSTCVGCAIIRRQQERLGEEQSDECKKCFQEYCWTGGFKDAASVSSVSGISGLATKTHTSGSASSTTQHTSTTTGYSSNGESSSSSSTSTSSKKKNGGDSVNGGVPSSIFLIFNSLLGLVIAYL; the protein is encoded by the coding sequence ATGAAGGTTTATTTGAAGTTAATAATAGGGTCTATTTTGATAAGCCAAACGCAAGCGATTTGGCCATTTGATTCGTCCGGGTCCTCAACTTCTCTGGACTCATCTCCATCTGAAACTAGCTCGTCTGGTGGATTATTAccttttgatttgtttggttCAGGTTCCTCTCTGAGTCAGTCGTCATCTCCCCAGACATCATCAACCAAAAGCTCCTCTGACTCAGCAAGTTCTACAGACTCCTCATTGCTCACTGGCAACACTTCAGGCAGTTCATGGTACCAAAGTTTTTTAGACGGGGATTCAGGAGATCAAAAGACAGACTATGCTCCTTATAATTTGACATGCCCTTcgaaaaaatcatttatacGAACAGCTTCAGAACTATCTCAGCAAGAAAAGGACTATATCCACAAACGTCaggaaacaacaaataaaaactTGATAGATTTTTTGAGCACACGTGCTAATCTTTCTGATTTTGATGCTAAATCATttgttaatgataatgCCGCAAACCATAATATCACCATTGGGTTGTCATTCAGTGGTGGCGGGTACCGAGCCATGCTAGCTGGTGCTGGACAAATGTTAGGTTTAGATGGACGATATGAAGATGCCAATAAGCACGGATTAGGTGGGTTATTGGATAGCTCAACGTATGTAGTTGGGTTGTCAGGTGGTAATTGGTTAGTTGGACTGTTGGCTTTGAATGATTGGCTTTCAGTTGGGGATATAGTCAATGGAAAATCAACCATTTGGCAGTTACAAGATTCAATACTTAATCCGAGTGGCATGAGAATTGATAAAACCATTGCTTACTACTACGGATTAGCCCAAGCAATTCAGGCTAAAGAAGATGCTGGGTTTCAAACCTCAGTCACAGATACTTGGGGTAGAGCCTTATCTTATCAGTTCTTTGAAGAGGACGACAGTGGAACAGGTGGTGCTAACATTACCTGGTCAAGCATTCGTAATCTTTCCAGCTTTCAGGATCATCTGATGCCCTATCCGATTGTGGTTGCCAATGGGAGAACTCCTGGAACATacattattaatgaaaattcCACAATATTCGAGATTAGTCCTTATGAATTGGGGTCTTGGGATCCTTCATTGAAATCCTTTACTGATATCCAATATCTTGGATCTTCAGTAAACAATGGTGATCCAAACAACACAGATATTTGtgtaaataattttgataacGCTGGGTTTATAATGGGTACATCCTCATCTTTATTCAATCAGATTTTGCTTCAACTCgataattattcaattaacTCAGTGATTAAAATGATTTTGGAGAAAGTATTAACAGATGTAAGTGATGAAGAATATGATATTGCTGTGTATGAGCCAAACCCATTTTTTGGTGCAGATTCTGCCGGAATCAAATCCATAACCACTAATGATACTCTCTATTTGTGTGATGGGGGAGAAGATTTACAAAACGTTCCATTTTATCCATTGATCCAAAATGAGCGTAGTGTTGATGTGATTTTTgcatttgataattctgCTGATACTAATTCTAGCTGGCCCAACGGTACTTCGATTCAAGAAACTTACAAACGACAATTTTCGAAACAGGGGAAAGGAACTCCATTCCCATTTGCACCGGACCATAAAACATTTTTAGATAAGAATATGGGAGATAAACCTGTATTTTTTGGATGCAATTCTTCAGACTTGGAAGATTTGGTAGCTTGGCATGAGAACGATAAAATAAATGCCACTGATGTTCCATTAATCGTATACACATCGAACACTCGGATGAGTTACAATTCCAACTTTTCCACTTTCAAGTTATCCTATTCTGATCAAGAGAAATTTGGTGCTATTAGAAATGGGTTTGAGACTGTGACAAGAAACAATTTGACGGATGACCAAAATTGGTCAACCTGTGTTGGCTGTGCAATAATTAGAAGACAACAAGAACGGTTAGGTGAGGAACAATCAGATGAATGTaaaaaatgttttcaaGAGTATTGTTGGACTGGTGGATTTAAAGATGCTGCATCTGTTTCTAGTGTTAGTGGGATTTCTGGACTTGCGACTAAAACTCACACAAGCGGCAGCGCATCTTCTACAACCCAACATACAAGCACGACTACCGGATATTCCTCAAATGGCGagtcttcttcttcttcttctacttctaCTTCCtcgaagaagaaaaatggaGGCGACCTGGTCAATGGTGGCGTaccttcttcaattttccTTATTTTTAATAGTTTGTTAGGATTAGTCATAGCATATTTATAG
- a CDS encoding transcriptional regulatory protein, putative (Similar to C. albicans GAL11;~Similar to Kluyveromyces lactis GAL11), with the protein MNIPPNQNSLQQMGGGSNPNASWRAMYSGEERQKVVQIIINTLTELHGSNPNFNVQRLTKMAQDFEKLVYERSASKEDYLRAIKMKVHQLRVQKQQIAANQGGQINPQQRQQQQIPNSNSMNPVNAQNVQFLRQQAQARSQSQAQIQARQQQLRNMVNQQQQQQQQQQQQQQQQQQQPQQQQQQQQQTIQPQSQERQRDQQNASSQSTQQNAASGAGNGGSNASSAQGQLPPQLVNLMRTSPIPPPLLNKMPKLPAGVNTWNQIFDLIRKRMIPPEMVPTIRDIHGMHLQVFIRQQQQKLSMQRNTNEIPGNSSDNLVQGPSANNNDINTNPHNNNNPNTNNFNNLTPQQRESLLRQTRMQQQLGQQKQGQQPTSSSQQQQRQQSVSQSNQTSQLAQQQNNQQPQQQFTPGQQKPQITITQEDYAKYSNDALNLLAKLQQQKQMQGQINGQMKEAFIKKFILHQKALQYKQRLSQQATSNANVSMVPSGSNQQQLAKMPNQQQQQMSQSQPHTSQQSPILQQSQLAQQAPVQTLPQSSPSLGNMATPQMKQGVTTNPTNLSSPLVPQQMLVNNNNSGPQNSNVNRGRPVTAPANITMSSILPPLTDEVKIRLRQLIEEVSRNNVVLRDVTSLLSEQDKTTVRESMNRIQEQYSNVDSIISYFYLLTKNGDGTKRLIQMKYMTKNILDNLHRGIYLAGPDLLEKVRSQYAKYFDYVKEQINLRRQQVLQQGGANIMPQQQQQQQQQQNMVRSQPQSQQQQQMMQNQARNQAFMNQNQQTAMQQSQSNQQVNQGNWGAGASGSNNQMNLTPQLSQQQPPQPLPPQQQQQQQQQAMQPGVNSSPVIPQQPTPIQHPMSGPQQVPVQQQQQQPSQRQQSVTKASQKSAKTSKKGTGQGRKKKASISAGTAPTPGALPATTPGTLANAIKTPHNMPTPQIPPQTHSNKNTPSAQSPAYPVKATPSSTTPGTTNHANNPSYVYPTPEIDIFAMSSNDSKSAKRRELVNTDPEKFFYASLANLLELDEAIVNNQEIMKTSPRLSNGKPAATSPLSPKTGGEWTSEVKPLAITTSFKQVDIIRELTNDDIISSSPMLVIQEVEEPQSIKREREPEDDLDSLFTNKKANLDGLDFDRFLYEPISFDDWKDFVVSSIQ; encoded by the coding sequence ATGAATATTCCTCCAAATCAGAACTCTCTCCAACAAATGGGGGGAGGCTCAAACCCTAACGCCTCCTGGAGAGCAATGTATAGTGGAGAGGAAAGACAAAAAGTTgttcaaattattatcaacacTTTGACGGAATTACATGGATCGAATCCAAATTTCAATGTCCAACGGTTGACCAAAATGGCACAAGATTTCGAGAAGCTCGTGTATGAGAGATCAGCATCCAAAGAAGATTATTTGCGGGCTATTAAAATGAAAGTGCATCAACTTAGAGTCCAAAAACAACAGATTGCTGCTAATCAAGGTGGTCAAATCAACCCGCAACAACGacaacagcagcaaatTCCCAACTCGAATTCCATGAATCCTGTCAATGCCCAAAATGTTCAATTTTTGAGACAACAAGCACAAGCTAGAAGTCAGTCTCAAGCCCAAATTCAAGCTCgccaacaacaacttcgTAATATGgttaatcaacaacaacaacaacagcaacaacagcaacaacagcagcaacaacagcaacaacaaccgcaacaacaacaacaacaacaacaacaaactatACAACCACAGTCTCAGGAACGCCAACGGGATCAGCAGAACGCCTCTTCTCAGTCGACTCAACAAAATGCTGCAAGTGGTGCTGGTAATGGTGGTAGCAATGCTTCTTCTGCACAAGGTCAATTACCCCCTCAGTTGGTTAATTTGATGAGAACATCACCCATTCCTCCACCGTTGCTTAACAAAATGCCAAAGTTGCCTGCTGGAGTCAACACTTGGAATCagatttttgatttaattagaAAGAGGATGATACCACCTGAAATGGTTCCTACTATTAGAGATATCCATGGTATGCATTTGCAGGTGTTTATACGTCAACAGCAGCAAAAGTTGAGCATGCAAAGGAATACAAATGAGATTCCAGGAAACAGCAGCGACAATTTAGTACAGGGTCCAAGCGCTAATAACAATGATATCAATACTAATCCccataataacaataatcccaacaccaataattttaataatttgacTCCTCAGCAAAGAGAACTGTTGTTGAGACAAACAAGAATGCAGCAGCAGTTAGGACAGCAGAAACAAGGACAACAACCAACTTCTCTgtcacaacaacaacaacgacaacaGTCTGTTTCTCAGTCTAATCAGACTTCTCAGTTGGCACAACAACAGAATAACCagcaaccacaacaacagttTACTCCTGGTCAACAAAAGCCACAGATTACAATTACTCAAGAAGATTATGCTAAATACAGCAATGATGctttgaatttattggCAAAATTACAACAGCAGAAGCAAATGCAGGGTCAAATTAATGGTCAAATGAAAGAAGcatttattaaaaagtTCATCCTTCATCAAAAGGCTTTGCAATACAAACAGCGGCTTTCTCAACAGGCCACAAGTAATGCTAATGTTAGCATGGTTCCTTCTGGTTCAAATCAGCAGCAGCTTGCCAAAATGCctaaccaacaacaacaacaaatgtCACAGTCACAACCTCATACTTCACAGCAATCACCAATTCTTCAGCAGTCACAACTAGCACAGCAAGCACCTGTCCAGACTTTACCACAAAGCCTGCCCTCATTAGGTAATATGGCCACACCCCAAATGAAACAAGGTGTCACAACAAATCCGACTAATCTTTCTTCTCCATTGGTTCCCCAACAGATGCTAgttaacaacaataattctGGTCCTCAAAATAGTAATGTTAACCGTGGAAGACCAGTAACTGCACCAGCAAATATCACAATGTCTTCTATTTTGCCTCCCCTCACAGATGAAGTCAAAATTAGATTGAGACAGTTGATAGAAGAGGTATCACGTAACAACGTAGTTTTGAGAGATGTCACTAGTTTGCTCTCCGAGCAAGACAAAACTACTGTTCGTGAATCCATGAATCGAATTCAGGAACAGTACAGTAACGTGGatagtattattagttaTTTCTACTTGCTCACAAAGAATGGTGATGGTACTAAACGtttaattcaaatgaaatataTGACAAAGAACATTTTAGATAACTTGCATAGAGGAATCTATTTAGCAGGACCAGATTTGTTGGAAAAGGTAAGAAGTCAATACGCCAAGTATTTTGATTATGTCAAGGAACAGATAAACTTGAGAAGACAGCAAGTACTTCAGCAAGGTGGTGCTAATATAATGCCtcaacagcagcagcagcagcaacaacaacaaaatatgGTGAGACTGCAACCTCAGTctcaacagcaacagcaaatGATGCAGAATCAAGCCAGAAATCAGGCATTTatgaatcaaaatcaacaaacagCAATGCAACAGCTGCAGCTGAACCAGCAAGTGAATCAAGGTAACTGGGGTGCTGGAGCAAGTGGATCTaacaatcaaatgaatttgaCGCCGCAGCTACTGCAGCAACAACCGCCACAACCGCTACCacctcaacaacaacaacaacaacaacaacaggcAATGCAACCAGGCGTTAATAGTAGTCCTGTGATTCCTCAACAACCGACACCGATACAACATCCGATGTCAGGACCGCAACAAGTACCTGtgcagcaacaacaacaacaaccatcTCAAAGACAGCAGTCAGTTACTAAAGCATCACAAAAGCTGGCAAAAACGAGTAAAAAAGGCACCGGCCAgggaagaaagaaaaaagctTCAATCAGTGCTGGCACGGCACCTACTCCTGGAGCTTTACCTGCTACTACACCTGGTACATTGGCGAATGCAATTAAAACACCCCATAATATGCCTACACCACAGATACCACCTCAAACTCACAGCAACAAGAATACGCCTAGTGCCCAGTCCCCAGCTTATCCAGTAAAGGCAACTCCATCAAGTACCACTCCAGGAACCACAAATCACGCTAACAATCCAAGTTATGTGTATCCTACTCCTGAGATTGATATATTTGCTATGAGCTCAAATGATTCGAAGCTGGCTAAACGTCGCGAGCTAGTAAACACTGATCCTGAGAAGTTTTTCTATGCTTCATTGGCCAATTTGTTAGAGTTGGACGAAGCTATTGTCAacaatcaagaaattatgAAAACATCGCCAAGACTCTCTAATGGTAAACCTGCTGCTACTTCACCGTTATCACCAAAAACTGGTGGAGAATGGACGAGTGAAGTCAAGCCATTAGCTATAACAACGTCATTTAAGCAAGTGGATATAATTCGAGAATTAACTAACGATGACATTATTTCATCTTCACCAATGTTGGTAATTCAAGAGGTCGAAGAACCACAACTGATTAAAAGAGAACGCGAGCCAGAAGATGATTTGGATTCTTTGTTCACCAACAAAAAGGCGAATCTTGACGGTTTGGATTTTGATAGATTTCTTTACGAGCCTATATCGTTTGATGACTGGAAggattttgttgtttcttcCATACAATGA
- a CDS encoding CCR4-NOT complex subunit, putative (Similar to C. albicans CCR4;~Similar to S. cerevisiae CCR4), translated as MNITNKFQHTQIQGQPPSNLQAQQILLSQLHQGQAQQQQQQQQQQQQQQQSSAGVLGSGFQPSDNFGESLNQNIYQSSYQNAQPSLQQQFFPQFQQSQQQPSQQANNASQLQQPYQPAQQMVRQTSHFQQQQQQQPNSQQFYNQQQASVLQQQQIQLQSAHQQQQSLLSMNSINVDNPNSVYWQHQQQLCQISRGSNVPHYYARQYASNSRKAKNPYSEVKSVGLVEATRSMVASLEDEEEKKKKPINYQGTPTTSAALLHNKKSTQDIFEDDSMEEQRMRLKTQGKQLWCQLDLSGQGLVNISSKLFHYDFLESLYLSNNKLNAIPSSISKLRNLRTLDLSHNRINELPEELGLCFNLRYLFLFDNNIKTLPYSFGNMIELLFIGVEGNPLEPRIANLIAEKGTKELIATLRDQTTVTRTPKPRGWLTLEDDGEVVDSNEVYKIEPESSDNFTVLSYNTLCQHYATPKMYKFTPSWALDWDYRKNLLQKEVLGYSTDIICMQEVETKTFNEFWLPVMTANGYKGYFFSKTRSKTMNEADSKKVDGCATFFKNDKFSLVHKQNFEYNSVCMGSDKYKKTKDLFNRFMNKDNIALISYLQHKESGEKIAVVNTHLHWDPAFNDVKALQVGILLEELQGIIKKYRHTNSNEDIKNSSIIVCGDFNSVKDSAVYQLFSTGASKGHEDMNGRDYGKFTEEGFHHPFKLKSAYETVGELPFTNLTPAFTDNIDYIWYSTPTLQVKGLLGRVDEEYTSHSIGFPDANFPSDHVPILAKFHLKKGKKYHSV; from the coding sequence ATGAATATAACTAATAAGTTTCAACATACACAGATACAAGGACAACCACCATCAAATTTGCAGGCGCAACAAATTTTGTTGCTGCAACTCCACCAGGGTCAAGCtcagcaacagcagcagcagcagcagcagcagcagcagcagcagcaatcATCTGCTGGGGTACTTGGGTCAGGATTCCAGCCCAGTGACAATTTCGGTGAAAGTTTGaaccaaaatatttatcaaagTAGTTACCAAAATGCCCAGCCATCATTGCAGCAACAGTTTTTCCCACAATTTCAACAGTCGCAACAGCAACCATCTCAGCAAGCTAACAATGCACTGCAATTACAGCAACCTTATCAACCAGCACAGCAGATGGTACGCCAGACTTCACATTttcagcaacagcaacaacaacaacctaACCTGCAGCAGTTTTACAATCAACAGCAAGCTTCAGTcctccaacaacaacaaattcaacttcaatcagctcatcaacaacaacagtcTTTGCTCAGTATGAATTCTATAAATGTGGATAATCCAAATTCTGTTTATTggcaacatcaacaacaattatgTCAAATATCGAGAGGATCGAATGTGCCTCATTATTACGCCAGGCAATATGCATCCAATTCAAGAAAGGCAAAGAATCCATATAGTGAAGTTAAATCTGTGGGATTGGTGGAAGCCACAAGGTCTATGGTAGCAAGTCTTGAAGAcgaagaagagaaaaagaagaaaccaATAAATTACCAAGGCACTCCAACCACGTCAGCTGCATTGTTACACAATAAGAAATCAACACAAGATAtttttgaagatgattCAATGGAAGAACAAAGAATGAGACTCAAGACTCAAGGTAAACAGTTGTGGTGTCAGTTAGATTTGAGTGGACAAGGATTGGTTAATATCTCATCAAAGTTGTTTCATTACGATTTTTTGGAGTCCTTGTATTTGAGtaacaataaattgaatgCTATACCATCGAGCATAAGCAAGTTGAGAAACTTGAGAACGTTAGATTTATCTCATAATAGAATTAACGAATTACCGGAAGAATTGGGGTTGTGTTTTAATTTAAGATACTTGTTTCTTTTCGATAACAACATCAAGACATTGCCTTATTCTTTTGGGAACatgattgaattattgtttattggtGTTGAGGGTAATCCACTAGAACCCAGAATTGCCAATTTGATTGCAGAAAAGGGAACCAAGGAACTAATTGCCACTTTGAGAGATCAAACTACTGTCACAAGAACACCAAAACCAAGAGGCTGGTTGACATTAGAGGACGACGGTGAAGTTGTTGACTCCAATGAAGTATACAAAATTGAACCAGAGTCTAGTGACAACTTTACTGTGTTGTCTTACAATACGCTTTGTCAGCATTATGCTACTCCCAAGATGTACAAATTTACTCCTTCGTGGGCATTAGATTGGGATTAcagaaaaaatttgttgcAGAAAGAAGTATTGGGTTACAGTACGGATATTATTTGTATGCAAGAAGTGGAAACAAAAACATTCAATGAATTCTGGCTTCCAGTCATGACTGCAAATGGTTACAAAGGGTACTTTTTTTCTAAGACGAGATCCAAAACTATGAATGAAGCCGACTCAAAGAAAGTAGACGGGTGTGCTACTTTTTTTAAGAATGACAAGTTCTCATTGGTccataaacaaaattttgaatacAATAGTGTCTGCATGGGGTCAGATAAGTATAAAAAGACCAAAGATTTGTTTAATAGGTTCATGAATAAGGATAATATTGCATTGATCTCGTATCTTCAACATAAGGAATCGGGTGAGAAAATTGCGGTTGTCAATACTCATTTGCATTGGGACCCTGCATTCAATGATGTGAAAGCATTACAGGTTGGTATCTTGTTGGAGGAATTGCAAGgcattattaaaaaatatcGTCATACAAATTCTAATGAAGATATCAAGAACTCTTCTATAATCGTTTGTGGCGATTTTAACTCGGTAAAGGATAGTGCAGTTTACCAATTGTTTTCCACTGGTGCATCTAAAGGTCATGAAGATATGAATGGTAGAGATTACGGCAAGTTTACAGAAGAGGGATTCCATCATCCGTTCAAATTAAAATCGGCATATGAAACTGTAGGCGAACTACCTTTTACCAATTTGACTCCTGCTTTTACCgataatattgattatatatGGTATTCAACGCCAACTTTGCAAGTGAAAGGTTTGCTTGGAAGGgttgatgaagaatacACTAGTCATTCTATTGGATTTCCTGATGCCAACTTTCCGTCCGATCATGTTCCCATTTTAGCCAAGTTCCATTTGAAAAAAGGTAAGAAGTACCACTCTGTATAG